In the genome of Elephas maximus indicus isolate mEleMax1 chromosome 6, mEleMax1 primary haplotype, whole genome shotgun sequence, one region contains:
- the LOC126078383 gene encoding olfactory receptor 6B2 produces the protein MKGENVTKVSAFILVGFPSAPGMQYVFFLIFLLTYLFVLVENLAIIFTVWSSTSLHRPMYYFLSSMSSLEIWYVSDIIPKTLDGFLLQRKRISFVGCMTQLYFFSSLVCTECVLLASMAYDRYVAICHPLRYQVIMTTGLCVQLVAFSFVSGFTISMIKVYFISSATFCGSSVLNHFFCDISPILKLACTGFSTAELVDFILAFIILVFPLVATALSYGHITLAVLRIPSATGRWKAFSTCASHLTVVTIFYMAMIFIYVRPQAIDSRSSNKLISAVYTVLTPIINPLIYCLRNMEFKDALKKASGFGHAPS, from the coding sequence ATGAAGGGAGAGAACGTGACCAAGGTCAGCGCCTTCATTCTGGTGGGCTTCCCCTCGGCCCCTGGTATGCAGTATGTGTTCTTCCTCATCTTCCTGCTCACGTATCTTTTTGTCCTGGTGGAGAACCTGGCCATCATCTTCACCGTCTGGAGCAGCACCTCCCTCCATAGGCCCATGTACTACTTTCTGAGCtccatgtcttctttggagatttGGTACGTGTCGGACATCATCCCCAAGACGTTGGATGGCTTCCTCCTTCAGAGGAAGCGCATCTCCTTCGTGGGATGCATGACTCAGCTCTACTTCTTCAGCTCCCTGGTTTGCACAGAGTGTGTGCTTCTGGCctccatggcctatgaccgatatgtggccatctgccaccCCCTGCGCTACCAAGTCATCATGACCACAGGGCTCTGTGTCCAGCTGGTGGCCTTCTCCTTTGTGAGTGGCTTCACCATCTCCATGATAAAGGTCTACTTTATATCCAGTGCTACATTCTGTGGCTCCAGTGTCTTGAACCACTTTTTCTGTGACATTTCTCCCATCCTCAAACTAGCCTGCACAGGCTTCTCGACTGCAGAGCTGGTGGACTTCATTCTGGCCTTCATCATCCTGGTGTTCCCACTGGTGGCCACAGCGCTCTCCTATGGACACATCACCCTGGCTGTCCTGCGCATCCCTTCAGCCACCGGCCGTTggaaggccttctccacctgtgcctcccacctcacTGTAGTCACCATCTTCTACATGGCCATGATCTTCATCTATGTCCGACCCCAGGCCATTGATTCCCGGAGCTCCAATAAACTCATTTCTGCTGTTTACACTGTTCTCACTCCGATAATAAACCCTTTGATCTACTGTCTGCGGAACATGGAGTTTAAGGATGCTTTGAAGAAGGCTTCAGGCTTTGGTCATGCTCCATCATAG